A genome region from Bacteroidota bacterium includes the following:
- a CDS encoding TetR/AcrR family transcriptional regulator — translation MDHKKRILDTAREMFLNYGYSKTSMLGISKNLGISKKTIYTYFDSKEDLLEKIISNFFTGIKKESENIYNSGNLEFKEKLQAIFTLVGTKLSAINPQFIDDISNNAPQAWQKMQIIKQEIAFEGFYKLLEEGQKKGFVNKKINKSLVVLTYISAIETLIIPSFTKQVPLKMINEMPISTKGIFEGLMEIIFDGITER, via the coding sequence ATGGACCATAAGAAAAGAATTTTAGACACCGCCAGAGAAATGTTTTTAAACTATGGATATAGTAAAACATCTATGTTGGGCATATCTAAAAATCTGGGTATCAGCAAAAAAACCATATACACATATTTCGACAGCAAAGAAGATTTACTTGAAAAAATAATATCAAATTTCTTTACAGGAATTAAAAAGGAATCTGAAAATATTTACAATAGTGGCAATCTTGAATTCAAGGAGAAATTGCAGGCAATATTTACATTAGTAGGAACTAAATTATCTGCTATCAACCCTCAATTTATTGATGATATTAGCAACAATGCCCCACAGGCATGGCAAAAAATGCAAATAATAAAACAGGAAATTGCCTTCGAAGGATTCTACAAATTACTTGAAGAAGGACAGAAGAAAGGATTCGTTAATAAAAAGATAAACAAAAGTTTAGTTGTATTAACATACATAAGTGCTATAGAAACATTAATAATACCAAGCTTTACCAAACAAGTGCCTTTGAAAATGATAAACGAAATGCCAATTTCTACAAAAGGAATTTTTGAAGGTCTCATGGAAATTATTTTTGACGGAATAACAGAGAGATAA